The Planctomycetota bacterium nucleotide sequence CTGGCCGTTCCCGAAGGCGCTGCTGGTGACGTCGAGGATTTCGACGGCGCGGCCCCCTCCGCGCGCGGCGGGTTCGCGGACCTCGCTGGGGGGTTTTTCGGGGTTGATCTTCATGGCTGAACCTCGCACGACCGGCGGTCCGTCCGCGCCCCCGGCGCGGTGACGCCGCCTTCCATTATACCGCCGAATCCCGCCGGTCCGGCGGTCGAACGCTTTCCTTCGGGCGCCGCCCCGGGCCTGGGCGGCCGGGGCGCCGGACGGCATTGTGGGGAACGAAGCTCTCGGGGAATCGATCGTCCATCACGAAGAGCGAATCGCGGGCGCCCGTCCCCCTTCGGGATGCGCGGTTTCGCCTCGCACGCGGACATGGTTTTCTCAATAACCGAGCCGTGAGGGGCGCGGTCCGTTATCGGGAAGGGACGCCGGGCCCGCCGGAGCCGCAGGTCCGACAAAGCAAAGCGCGGGCGGGGCCGGTTCGCTCATGATGGGATCGGATTCCGCTTCTCCGGAGCAAGAGGCCCTCCTTCGGGAGAGGCGGAACCGGCATCGGGCGTTACGGAAGTCGAAGTGTGGGGGGCGTTCCCTCCCCGGGGGAAGGAACGCCCCCCTTGGTTTGCGGGCGTTACTTTTTCTCCGGGTCCTTGAAGCCTTCGACCTTGGAGACGAACTTTTCGGGCTCCTTTTCGAACTTGGCCTTGCAGTTGGCGCAGCAGAAGGCGATGAGCTGATTCTTGTAGAGGAATGTGGCGTCGGCTTTGACCTCTTTGCCCGAAAGGGGACACTTCGCGTTGATCGGCTTGGCGGAGGAGCCGGCTTCCGGCTTGGGTTCCTCGCGCGGGGGCGGAAGCTTGGCCTGTTCGGCTTCCCACCCGCGGTTCACGTAGAGGCCGGGGACGGCCTTGACGAGCGCCTCGGCGCCGGCCTCGGTGACCTGGGTCTGCCAGACGAACAGGCTGCGGAGCTTCTTGAGGCCCTTGAGGTGTTCGAGTCCTTTGTCGGAGACCTTCGTGCCGTACAGGTTGAGATACCGCAGGTCGGCCAGCCCCTTGAGATGGGCGAGCCCCTCGTCTCCGATGCCGGTCCTTTCGAGGTGGAGCCGCTGGAGGTGCTTGAGGCCCGCCAGCCGGGCCAGGCCGGCGTCGGTGACCTTCGTGGCGGCAAGATTCAACCAGACCACCTGCTCGGCCACGGGGGCCAGGGCCTCCAAAGCGGCGTCTCCGACCTGATCGGCCGCGGACCGGAAGTCCACCGTGAGGGCGTTCGTGTTGGCGGCCAGGGGCATGGCCAGAGCCCCGAGCTGGCGGAGCTTCTCGAGCGCCTGGGCGTCGGCGGCCGGGACGGTCGGCAGGCCTCCCTCGGAGCTTTCCTGGGCGGCCGGTGCGGCGGCAAGGCAGCCCCACAGGGCGGTCGCGAGCGCAAGCGTTCTCATGAGCAAATCCTCCTCACTCTTCTCTTACGGCGCGCGGGCCGCCCCCGTCGCAGATTCCCGGCCGCCGGGCTGCAGGCGGAGCATCTCCCTCGATCCCACGGGAAAGGGAACGGCTTCCCGAGCGGGCCGGGGCCGGCTATTTGAGATGCTTGCTGACCAGGGCGGTCATCTCGAACATGGAAACCTGTTTCTTGCCGCCGAAGATCTCCTTGAGGGTGTCGTCGGCGTTGATCATGCGCTTGTTCTTCTGGTCTTGCAGGCCGTGCTTCTTGATGTAGGCCCAGAGCTTCTTGGCGACCTCGCTGCGGGGGAGGGGTTTCTCCCCGGTCACCTTGGCCAAAGCCGGGCTGGGCTGCAGCGGCTTCAT carries:
- a CDS encoding SWIB/MDM2 domain-containing protein, yielding MPKKAESAFMKPLQPSPALAKVTGEKPLPRSEVAKKLWAYIKKHGLQDQKNKRMINADDTLKEIFGGKKQVSMFEMTALVSKHLK